The following coding sequences lie in one bacterium Unc6 genomic window:
- a CDS encoding alpha-L-fucosidase, whose amino-acid sequence MSRVKIIPGGNMDVIKPKKTVGDTGWFVQDRFGLFIHWGLYALPARHEWVKHQEEIPDEKYDVYFKYFDPDLYDPNLWAKAAYNAGMKYFVITTKHHEGFCLWDSKLTDYKAPNTPAKKDLLTPMVEAFRNYGFKVGFYHSLIDWHHPDFIIDSLHSMRNYPDRDKFNQKRDQKKYIEYLHGQVRELLTQFGKIDIMWFDFSYPSDPNRPKDWIGKGRKEWDSEKLLKMVRELQPYVILDDRLDLADIEGAWDIKTPEQYQPREWPKVNGTPVVWEACQTFSGSWGYHRDEYTWKSEEQLIQMLVDTVSKGGNLLLNVGPTGRGDIDHRALNRLEAFGKWMKYNNRSIYACTQAPEELKAPQDCRFTYNPDTNRLYVHIFAWPFIHLHLDGLAGRVEYAQFLNDASEIKMHMDPWFIQQMGKKYENTLTLTLPVRKPDVTVPVIELFLK is encoded by the coding sequence ATGTCTAGGGTGAAGATTATACCAGGAGGAAATATGGATGTTATAAAACCAAAAAAGACAGTAGGAGATACAGGTTGGTTTGTGCAAGATAGGTTCGGATTGTTTATCCACTGGGGACTTTATGCACTTCCGGCAAGACATGAGTGGGTGAAACACCAAGAAGAAATACCGGATGAAAAGTATGATGTTTATTTTAAGTATTTTGATCCTGACCTGTATGATCCCAACCTGTGGGCAAAGGCCGCGTATAACGCAGGTATGAAATACTTTGTTATTACAACAAAACACCATGAAGGATTTTGTTTATGGGATTCAAAACTTACAGACTATAAAGCACCAAATACACCCGCTAAAAAAGATCTTCTGACGCCCATGGTAGAAGCATTTAGAAATTATGGTTTTAAGGTTGGCTTTTATCATTCGCTTATAGACTGGCACCACCCTGATTTTATTATAGACTCACTTCATTCTATGCGAAATTATCCTGACAGGGATAAATTCAATCAGAAAAGAGATCAGAAAAAATACATAGAGTATCTACATGGACAGGTAAGAGAACTTTTAACACAGTTTGGGAAGATTGATATTATGTGGTTTGATTTTAGTTATCCCTCTGACCCCAATAGGCCCAAAGACTGGATTGGTAAAGGAAGAAAAGAATGGGACAGTGAAAAACTTCTAAAAATGGTAAGGGAACTTCAGCCTTATGTTATTTTAGATGATAGGCTTGATTTGGCAGACATAGAAGGTGCATGGGATATAAAAACGCCTGAACAATACCAGCCAAGAGAATGGCCAAAAGTAAATGGTACTCCGGTTGTATGGGAAGCCTGTCAGACATTTTCAGGCTCATGGGGATACCACAGAGATGAATATACCTGGAAATCAGAAGAACAACTTATACAGATGCTTGTAGATACTGTAAGCAAGGGCGGAAATCTTTTGTTAAATGTAGGTCCTACCGGAAGGGGCGATATTGACCATAGAGCATTAAACAGGCTTGAGGCATTTGGCAAATGGATGAAGTATAATAACAGGTCAATATATGCCTGCACACAGGCACCTGAGGAACTTAAAGCTCCGCAGGATTGCAGATTTACATATAATCCGGATACAAACAGACTTTATGTCCACATATTTGCATGGCCATTTATTCATCTTCACCTGGATGGGCTTGCAGGCAGGGTAGAATATGCACAATTTTTGAATGATGCATCAGAGATAAAGATGCATATGGATCCCTGGTTCATACAACAGATGGGCAAAAAGTATGAAAATACTCTGACGCTTACTCTTCCTGTCCGAAAACCAGATGTAACAGTTCCGGTTATAGAATTATTTTTGAAATAA